A window of Lytechinus pictus isolate F3 Inbred chromosome 7, Lp3.0, whole genome shotgun sequence contains these coding sequences:
- the LOC129265901 gene encoding dynein regulatory complex protein 8-like, translating into MAQAEEKESAESLLADIQKKITDAFDIFDHESNKTVDVREIGTIIRSLGCCPSEGELHDLLSEMEEEEPTGYIKYDRYKPIMREVLMERKFKPSPEDQLVKAFEVLDVEKKGHLTVEEVTKLMSEEGEPFTQEELEEMLSAAVDPEKGVVLYKDYASMMTLDAEM; encoded by the exons ATGGCACAggcagaagaaaaagaaagtgcTG AATCACTGCTTGCGGATATTCAGAAGAAAATTACAGATGCATTTGATATCTTCGACCATGAGTCTAATAAGACTGTTGATGTTAG GGAGATTGGGACCATTATCAGGTCATTAGGTTGCTGTCCTAGTGAAGGTGAACTCCATGATCTTTTGTCTGAGATGGAAGAGGAGGAGCCCACAGGATACATCAAGTATGATCGTTACAAGCCAATCATGCGAGAAGTTCTCATGGAACGCAA ATTCAAGCCATCCCCTGAGGATCAGCTTGTCAAGGCATTTGAAGTACTAGATGTTGAAAAGAAAGGCCATCTTACAGTTGAAGAGGTGACAAAACTCATGTCTGAAGAAG GAGAGCCATTCACACAAGAAGAACTTGAGGAGATGCTTTCAGCTGCTGTGGACCCAGAGAAAGGGGTGGTCCTGTATAAAGATTATGCTTCAATGATGACACTTGATGCAGAAATGTGA